The following are encoded together in the Candidatus Flexicrinis proximus genome:
- the lepB gene encoding signal peptidase I produces MTQPPVARVGVPRPTLQRSSWPRDLLNSLFFILAALVLSELALPRSSIDGPSMEPTLFTGQHLLISRVAYLLGDPQRGDIAVFDPPNAAKEMLIKRVIGIPGDTVELRRIAADGQGISDSALYVNGELVDEPYFVNRPCIGSNCAGSWTLGADEYLMMGDNRNHSNDSRNPSVGLIPRDHIVGKAIWRHWPLSLFGPVE; encoded by the coding sequence TCCGGTGGCACGCGTTGGCGTTCCGCGACCTACCCTGCAGCGCTCGAGCTGGCCGCGCGACCTGCTCAACAGCCTGTTTTTCATCCTGGCGGCGCTGGTGCTCAGCGAACTGGCGCTGCCGCGCTCAAGTATTGACGGGCCGAGCATGGAGCCGACGCTGTTTACCGGGCAGCACCTGCTGATCAGCCGCGTGGCGTACCTGCTGGGCGATCCGCAGCGCGGGGACATCGCGGTATTCGACCCGCCCAACGCCGCCAAAGAAATGCTGATCAAGCGGGTGATCGGGATTCCGGGCGATACGGTCGAACTGCGGCGCATCGCCGCTGACGGGCAGGGGATCAGCGACTCGGCGCTGTACGTGAACGGTGAACTGGTGGACGAGCCGTATTTCGTGAACCGTCCGTGCATCGGATCGAACTGCGCCGGGAGCTGGACGCTAGGGGCGGACGAATACCTGATGATGGGCGATAACCGCAACCACAGCAACGACTCGCGCAATCCGTCAGTGGGCCTGATTCCGCGCGATCACATCGTCGGAAAAGCGATCTGGCGTCACTGGCCGCTGAGCCTATTCGGGCCGGTGGAGTAA